CGGACCGGGGCAGGGGAGCCTGGTGGCGCTGTGCGAGCGCCGTGCGCGGAGCGTCCCTCTGAGATCACGACGCCGGAGTGAGGGAAGCCGGAGTGGTGGACGCCGCACCGAACGCCCCCGCCCCGGCCGGGCAGTTGCCGACCGGGGCGGGAGTCGTCTGTGAGGTGTGCGTCAGCTCAGGGACGCCAGGGCCTCGTTCCACGTGCTGGACGGGCGCATGATCGCGGCGGCCTTGGCCGGGTCGGGCTGGTAGTAGCCGCCGATGTCGGCCGGCTTGCCCTGGACGGCGTTCAGCTCGTCGACGATCTTCTGCTCGTTCGAGGCGAGGGTCTCGGCGAGCGGGGCGAAGGCCTTCGCCAGGTCGGCGTCCTCGGTCTGCGCGGCCAGCTCCTGCGCCCAGTACAGGGACAGGAAGAAGTGGCTGCCGCGGTTGTCGATGCCGCCGACGCGACGGGTCGGGGACTTGTCCTCGTTGAGGAAGGTCGCCGTGGCGCGGTCCAGGGTGTCGGCGAGGACCTTGGCCTTGGGGTTGTTCGTGGCCGTGGCGTATTGCTCCAGGGACGGGACCAGCGCGAAGAACTCACCGAGGGAGTCCCAGCGCAGGTAGTCCTCCTTGACCAGCTGCTGGACGTGCTTCGGCGCGGAGCCGCCGGCGCCCGTCTCGAACAGGCCGCCGCCCGCCATCAGCGGGACGACCGACAGCATCTTGGCGCTGGTGCCCAGCTCCAGGATCGGGAAGAGGTCGGTGAGGTAGTCACGCAGCACGTTGCCGGTCACTGAGATGGTGTCCTCACCGCGGCGGATGCGCTCCACCGACAGCTTGGTCGCCTCGACCGGGTTGAGGATCCGGATGTCCAGGCCCTCGGTGTCGTGCTCCGCGAGGTAGGTGTTGACCTTGGCGATCAGGTTGGCGTCGTGCGCGCGGGTCTCGTCCAGCCAGAACACGGCCGGGTTGCCGGTGGCGCGGGCGCGGGTGACGGCCAGCTTCACCCAGTCGCGGATCGGCGCGTCCTTGGTCTGGCAGGCGCGGAAGATGTCGCCGGCGGAGACCGTCTGCTCGATGACGGCGTTGCCGTTCTGGTCGACGAGGCGGACCGTGCCGGTCGTCCGGATCTCGAAGGTCTTGTCGTGCGAGCCGTATTCCTCGGCCTTCTGCGCCATCAGGCCGACGTTCGGCACCGAGCCCATGGTCGAGGGGTCGTACGCGCCGTTGGCACGGCAGTCCTCGATCACGGCCTGGTAGACACCGGCGTACGACGAGTCCGGCAGGACCGCGAGGGTGTCGGCCTCCTGGCCGTCCGGGCCCCACATGTGACCGGAGGTGCGGATCATCGCCGGCATCGAGGCGTCGACGATGACGTCGGACGGCACGTGCAGGTTGGTGATGCCCTTGTCGGAGTCGACCATCGCCAGGGCCGGGCCCTCGGCGAGCTCGGCGTCGAAGGACGCCTTGATCTCGGCACCCTCGGGCAGCGACTCCAGGCCCTTGTAGATGCCGCCCAGACCGTCGTTCGGGGTCAGGCCGGCCGCGGCGAGCGTCTGGCCGTACTGCGCGAAGGTCTTCGGGAAGAACGCGCGCACCACGTGACCGAAGATGATCGGGTCCGAGACCTTCATCATCGTGGCCTTGAGGTGCACGGAGAACAGCACGTCCTCGGCCTTGGCGCGGGCGATCTGCGCGGTGAGGAACTCCCGCAGCGGGGCCACGTGCAGCACCGAGGCGTCGACGACCTCGCCCTCGAGGACCGGTACCGACTCGCGCAGCACGGTGGTGGAGCCGTCGTCGCCGACCAGCTCGATCCGCAGCGAGCCGGCCTCGGAGATCACGAC
This DNA window, taken from Streptomyces sp. NBC_00663, encodes the following:
- a CDS encoding NADP-dependent isocitrate dehydrogenase codes for the protein MTDSTIIYTHTDEAPALATYSFLPVVQAYASQAGVAVETRDISLAGRIIAVFPEYLTEDQRIPDALHELGELAKTPEANIIKLPNISASIPQLKAAIAELQAQGYALPDYPDAPKTDEERDVQARYDKVKGSAVNPVLREGNSDRRAPASVKNYAKTHPHRMGAWSSESKTNVATMGVDDFRSTEKSVVISEAGSLRIELVGDDGSTTVLRESVPVLEGEVVDASVLHVAPLREFLTAQIARAKAEDVLFSVHLKATMMKVSDPIIFGHVVRAFFPKTFAQYGQTLAAAGLTPNDGLGGIYKGLESLPEGAEIKASFDAELAEGPALAMVDSDKGITNLHVPSDVIVDASMPAMIRTSGHMWGPDGQEADTLAVLPDSSYAGVYQAVIEDCRANGAYDPSTMGSVPNVGLMAQKAEEYGSHDKTFEIRTTGTVRLVDQNGNAVIEQTVSAGDIFRACQTKDAPIRDWVKLAVTRARATGNPAVFWLDETRAHDANLIAKVNTYLAEHDTEGLDIRILNPVEATKLSVERIRRGEDTISVTGNVLRDYLTDLFPILELGTSAKMLSVVPLMAGGGLFETGAGGSAPKHVQQLVKEDYLRWDSLGEFFALVPSLEQYATATNNPKAKVLADTLDRATATFLNEDKSPTRRVGGIDNRGSHFFLSLYWAQELAAQTEDADLAKAFAPLAETLASNEQKIVDELNAVQGKPADIGGYYQPDPAKAAAIMRPSSTWNEALASLS